The window CTTAATAAACTGAAGCCCCAATTTCAGGAATATGCATCAGTTCTTACTGCCTTCACAGCCCCACTCCTTCCATATCCTCCATCCCTCCTCTGctcacacgcatacacacatttAGCTTCTTCCCCCACTAGGTTTCAGCAACAAATAAAGGAAGTAGTATAAAATACTGAGTTTGTGCATGTGTATTTGCTTCCCTTTCCATAaacaagggagaagcaggctccccgcagagcagggagcccgatgctgggctcaatcccaggactctgggatcatgacctgagctgaaggcagacgcttaacgactgagccacccaagcgcccctttccttctaaatatttttaagattcagtTAAAGTTGGTTAATGCTTCAATGGTTAAAACTGCTTTcactggggcgcccgggtggttcagatggttaagtgtctgccttcagctcaggtcatgatccccaggtcctgagatggagccccacattgggctccctgtctcagcaggcagcctgcttctccctcttcctctgcctctccccactgctcctactctctctctctctctgtatctctgtctcaaatgaatgaataaaaaattctaaaaaaaaaaaaaaaaacggggcgcctgggtggctcagtcattaagcatctgccttcggctcaggtcatgatcccagggtcccaggatcaagccctgcatcgggctccctgctcggcgggaagcctgcttctccctctcccactcccccctgcttgtgttccctctcttgctgtgtctctctgtcaagtaaataaaatattttaaaaaaactgcttTCATTAGCAGTCTTAATGAAAATATTGCTTAATATTTTCAGTATTCAGTTACAGCGGCTTTGGTTATTAATTTCCAACAATTACCTAGCAGTGTATCTGCTTGTATTAGCCTGGGACTGGTCAGGGAAACAGAGTCACTCAAAATATTCCtggaatattaattaattaatgaagaCACTGGAATTTATGTTAATGTGGAACACCAGGATGGGGGAAAGGTCAGGAAAGTCAAAATTTCATTCAACCCAGTTGTTGCCTAAAGTCAAAGGAGACACTGAAGCACCTTAGCCTAAAGCCCCTAAGTAGGTAGTTCTCAAAGACTTTCTTGGAAACTTTGTGGTTCtcaaaaaatctgagaaaattcCCAACAACTATTTCCGAGAGCATACAGAAGCTGCTGTCAATGTTTGACCATGCATCTGGCTGAGACCACATTCAGAGAGTCATCAACCATTCTTCTCTTCTACCTCCTAAGCCTTGTGGGAATTCCTCTCACTATCAAACCCTACAGCCAGATTTAAAGAAGcagattctgggaaatgtagttccctACTCCTCCTTACATTGCAGGTATTGAGAGCTCATAGTGATGCCAAAATGACAACAAACATTCGAGCACAGTCCATCCTTGTAAACTCAGCATCAATACACATGACATTGGCGTTGGAACAAGGTAGTATACTGAAAAAACAGTGAGAAGACTATTAGTGCATGAACTTTTATGGGGGCTAGAAAGGAGGTGATGAAATCATCTTAGAGACTAGAAAAAGGGCAGCCCATGTTTTGTTGTAGCAAAATAATTGCTAAAAATGTGGCCTCCAGTAACTTGAAAGATAAAATGTGCTTGATGAACTTATGGATCTGGCCAAGAGGATTTCTAGGCAAAATGTGTAAAGTGCCAACTGACAGTTTTTTAGCTGTATGTAATAAGGTGTGGAAAGAAAGAGCAATTAGAGTTTGCAAgcaaaatttagaagaaatatataaGAGCCAGGACTTGTCAAGATAGGAAAACAAACCTATTTTGTGGTATTTCATATCACTGATCTGTCTAGATAGCAAAagattctcaaaataaaaatagtcttaGGATGAAGAATAGATCAAGGATATGGTTTTATTAAGACTTCAGAAAGGTTTAAAGGAGTGCCTAGTAGAGTCCTCAGCTAGGCAAAAAGGCTTCTGAGAATCTTAAGGATGTTGTCCCACAGCCCTAATACTCTAGGCAAAGTAAAGAAAAGTCTGTCTTGTAAAACTATGCATGTGGCATTTTGGGGCCTGTCATGACTTCCAATCAGATTCATGGGGAAACATAAAGTTTTTAAGAGAATTTTACTTACTTTGGGCCAAAGGGGAAAGACATagttcaaaatgaaaagcttttctATAGGCAGAAAGCAGGCTGTGAAGTCTACTTAGCTGTAAATCCAGACTATTTCTCATGGAAAGACAGGACCTCTCTGAGAGCAGAGTCAAGAGCCCAGAGAAGGGATTCAAGAGCCACAGTGGATTAGAGAATTAAATTAACAAGCAGAAATGGATCTAATGAGGATGCATTTCTAACCCTCAGAATAGAACACTCTGACAGCATTTGCCTGAGTAGATTTAAATCAGTGGCTGTTatgtgtctccatttcctcatctttttgagggtgtgtgtgtgtgtgtgtgtgtgtctgtgtgtgtgtgtgtgtgtgtgtattttaagttgataacaacttaaatttgaacacattccaaAACTCTATATTTCTGCTCCTTcccatgttttatatttctgaagtcacactttatgtctttttatttttttcccttcactaattatattttagttaattttcctaattttgtcttttaaccttcacaATAGCTTTATAAGTTATTAACCCACtgcctttactatatatttaccatttccagtgagatttttactttcatgtattttcttattattaattactgctatttcttttcagcttaaagaagttcctttaatatttcttataaagttgGTTTACTAGTgattagcttttgcttgtctggaaaactttatctctcctttaattctaaatgatagtcttgctgggtAGAATATTCCCGGttggaagttttttccttttagaactttgaatatatcatgccactcctttctggcctgcaaagtttctgctgagaaatcttcTGTTAGCTTTATGGGGGTTTCCTTTATGtaaacaatttgtttttctcttgctacttttaagattctctctttatcttcaaCTTGTGACATTTTAactataatgtgtcttggtgtggtttctctctttgggttcatcttatttggaactttctgggctttctggacctggatgtctgtttccttctataggttagggaagttttcagccataatgtctttaaataagttttctgcccctttctctctctcttctccttctgggtcccctataatgcaaattttattccacttgatgttgtcccataGGTCCCTTAagttatcttcattttaagaaattgtttgtttttgttttgctgctcTGTCTGGGTGAGTTCCACTGCTttgtcttccagctcactgatctgttctgcttcatctaatctgctattgaacccctctagtatatttttcagttcagttattgtattcttcagatctgtgacttctgtttgatattttcttatattttctatctctttgaagTTTTCACTGTGCTCATCCATTTTTCTCCCAAGttcagtgaacatctttatgaccattactttgaattctttaccAGGTAGATTACTTATCTTCTTATCATTAAGgactttttctgaggttttgtcttcttctttcatttggaaaatatttgtttcctcatttgcttgactctctgtgtttgcttctatgtattaggtgaaacagctctctctctctctttctctctcattctttataCTTGTGTAGGTAATGATCCTTCTTGTTCAACCTAGCTtttggttgtctctcaaacctttgtgattgtctaaaccacctgatttattcttgatatgcCCTAGTTGTGGAGGGTATACCAAGACCTGTCAATGATCCAAGGGGAGGAATCTCATTTAGCACCTAGTTTCAGCCTGATTGGAAGTCAGACCCTGAGGCaacagcttttaaagtatgcaaatatatacagtcaCGTGGGGCCACAATCAAAATCCCTGCTAACCTCTGGATGAGGAGACCTGGAGGTATCCCATAGGTGACAGTTCAAAAAATTGGGACTCCAGATGAGTGTaaagctcctttctgggagatCTCATCAAGCTATAGGGAGGCTGGGGTGCACAAGGATAATTTCTCCCTGCTTATATTTTGGAAACACCTCCTTAGCTTCTAGTTGTATGGGAAACCTGAAGCCTGTCCCTCAGGTTAATGTTCCAGGCTAAGAAAACTGACCTTTTTCATAGAAAGTCTCAGGTTGTATTTCAGTATGCTGTCTGTGTAGTGCCCTGAGGGGGTGGCCTCCAAGACTGTCTTCTGGTTGTTACATTCCTGGGAGTTCAGGAACTCCAGCCCCCTCAACCACCAGGGCCAGGCAATTAAAGGGTATCCTCTGTGTGGATTGCATGTGCCTGCTGGCTTTAGCTAGAAAGTTAAAGTGCAGGGGATGGGGCACTCTGGCAGGCTTCAGGATGGCAGCAGGGAAGTCTTGACTGCAGGCACCCACAGGCTTCAGGAATACAATGGGAAAGAGCCTTGTCTGTATGTGTGCTGACTTTAAGTCGAGAGCAGGAGAATGCTGTGACCCATGCTCACCAGCCCCAGTTAGGACGGGGCTGGGATGTTACAACCACTCACTGCTCACTGACATTAGCTGGGGAACTGGAGAACACTACAACCACTCATGCTCACCTGACCCAGCCAGGGAACAGGGAAGTGCTGCAACCATCTGGGCTCTCCAGCTTCCACAAGGCAGTGTGATAGTGCTGCAACCACTCACCCCTGCCTGTCTTAGCCAGATAGCAGAAGGGTGTGATGTCAAGCTCCCTACCTGTGGAGGGCGGGTGAAATGTGCCAAGATGGTGAAATGTGCAAAAATGGTGTCTACCAGTGCCTCTGTCTCCAAGGAGAGTTTCAACTGCCCTGGGCCCCTCCAGCAGATGCTTTTagattagcaaatgaatctcctTTACCTATAGTCTAGGCACTTTTCAAATTGCTGTTTTCTTACTGGGTCTCAGGGCAAGTGAGACCACACCAGAGTCCTTTCAAAGGGAAATCTCAGTTTTCTATAACACTTTGGGTCCCTTAGATGTCTAAGCCAGATGTTTTGGAGACTTATCTCTCCAGTGCAGATCCCAGGGGTTAGGTGCCTAATGTGGGGCACCAACACATTGCTCCTCCAGGAGAAGAACCAGACTGGTGAGATCCCACCCTATTGTGTATCGCTACACCACGGACAGGGTTTTTGGTGAGACCATATCTCTGCTTCTTCTACCTCTCTGGATGTGGTCTTTAAATCTTTTGCTGTGGAGAAGCAGTTCATCtaattttcagatctttttcagagggaaatgatccatatgtagctgtagatttggtgtgtccatgggaggaggtgaatTCAGGATCTTTATGCCCCCATCTTGCAAAAGTCCACATCTTGTGTTTTTATGCCTCTGCCTTTGCTCATACTTTCCCCTCTACCTGGAAAGTCTTTCACTGTTTCACCATGGTATGATTAATTCATCAATTTTTCTAGGGTACTAAACACACTCTATGATACCCTTATTGCATTGTATTGTTGTATTATATGTTTGGCTGTTTCATTAATGTGCtagattcttaaaaataagaacaatgtgttgttttgctgttttgttttgttcagggGTATGTTTGCGCGTTTGTTTTTTGCCATTCTTTTATACCTAGCAGATTAATCAGCACATAaatagcactcagtaaatatttcttaaaggaataaatgggggcaaagaaatataataaaaacacaaaggaagtCTCTGAATTAGaaaggcagtaaaaaaaaaattgaaaacactaTGAACACATTTCTATTACAATTTACATATTTTGACATAGTCACTATTTTAAACTTCCCCATAAAGAAATAAGCAGTTCATTCTACTGGATATTTGCCTATACTTGAAAACACTTCTTACTCTATAACAAAATCTTTCCTACAAAAGTTGGAAAGTAACTACAAAAAAAGTAGTTACTTTGCAGATCTCATGACTATAACAGAGTcattaagtaaaataagaaatttttcaTTGACAGGAAAATGGTGATTAAGGGAATGGGTTTGTTCTACCAATTATTTGTTATGTTATCATCATAGAGAAGTTTATTGAACTTTGGtaactcagttttcttatccatgaaatgagaaacaataaTTGCACCtacctcagggtgcctgggtggcacaatcagttgagactccgactcttggttttggctcaggtctgatctcagggtcatgagactgagccccacaccaggctctgtgctcagcaggaagtctgcttgaagattctctccctcaccctctttccctccccctcttgctctctaaaataaataaatctttaaaaaaataattcctcctATTTCATAGATTagcagtgaggattaaatgaattaacatatggaaaacacttagcacagtccCTGCAGAAACactcagaaaggataaatattattattattctaattgAAGCAGCTAACCTGTAGGTTCTCAAGAGGTTTGAtagaactgaattttattttcttatctttacaatgttattattaaaactatttttgtatGACATCCCTCCCCAATGTTATTTACAATATAAAGTAAACCAAATTATGCCTCTATGAACTTATAGTTTAATttgaatgaaatatatttggACATTAAGATCAAACTGACAGCTGAACATAaatcagcataaaaaaaaaaaaaccgtgtAAATAGAGGAGTAAATGCATCATGTTGCTACATCAATAAATTGGCAAATACTCATGCTGAGTAAAGCCTGGggaaaattttctatttgttattaTCAAGAAGGCTATATACAATTGATGGGACTACAGGCTCTGCTTAACAAGTAATCCTGACTATTTCCCAGTGAAGACGttcaaaatatagaaagcaaTCTATGTTCTAAGAGTAGGAGAATAATGTGTGACATAGTCTGTCCAGTAACCCAGAGGTGGTCCCTAGCACTGTAAGGACTCACAGTGGGAACTTAAGATGTAAAGGAATAGGAAAGAATCTGATTGAAGGTCATGTATGAATTAATGAAGGTAGATGGTTTACTGAAATTCTAAgtggcaaggaaaataaaacaaaaagaaacccaatTGAGATTGCTTacatttgttttcctattttctttgtttttgataaaaAACAACTATCAGAAGATTAGTTTTCTAAATTTAATAATGGTAAGATTTCTTAAAAACCGCAATCAAATTTGTATGACACATTTTGATTTTTCCCTTAGCATTAACTACCATTTTACTGAACTTAATTTAAATGCTACAATATGATTCTTAGAGGATTCAGTTGAATTATCAAATAATTCACCTGCTAATTTCAAGCTGGTCCATTTACTGacagaattcatttttattatgaaaacacaCATAACTATTTCCAAACAGTTCCTCTTGTTCAATATTCTATTCAAAATGTAATTTCAGAATTACCTCTTGAAGAGACTTTTATGTCAAAACTGTTTATCAGGCAAATTAAAGTGGAAAGTTATTTTTGCTTATAATATGGAAAATGTCATCACTTTTAAATCAACAGCATAACACTAAATAAACACTAGATAAATTCCCATAAtgctaaataataaattaattaattaaacactAAACACTGTTGGAAAGAATTAACCaatcaggaaaatatttaattttttaactgaatatttGGTACAAGTTTGATAATGAGAGGATGGGGGAAAATTAGAAGGAAGGTAGAAATTAATTAATCTACCATGTTTCTAATATGTCTAATTGGCTTGGAGTAAGCATTTCACCTGTGACTATTGACTGCCTAAACATATTTCCAGGGTAAATAGCTATAAAGACTGTGAGGTCCACTGATATTGAAAGCACATAGCAAGAATTTTCATGACAATCCTGATGGTACAGATGATCACACCATTATACCTCAGGCCCTGTGATCCAGTATGGATTTAGGAAATATGGGCATAAGACCTAACTCTCACTACAGGCTGAAAGGAGTGGAAAtaatgttgggggaggggaataaCAGTCCTAGAGCTGGAGGTCCAAGAGCTGTACTGCAAAAAAGACAGCAATAAAAATAGTCacagagaggcgcctgggtggctcagatggttgggcgtctgccttcagctccggtcatgatctccaggtcctgggatcgagcacatcaagctcccggctcagtggagagcctgcctatccctctccctcttcctctccccctgttgtgctctgtctctctctctctctctcaaatgaataaataaaatcttaaaaaaaaaaaatagtcacagAAATATCAGAAGAAAAGCTAGAGTGAGATCATCTATTTAGAAAACTCCAAGAAATAAGAATGTGAGAAAGAGAGATGCTGAGAAAGTCGTACACAGAAATGTAAGAGCTGCTCTCAATTGAGAGGAATTCACAGACGCTATAGCAGTAAAAGGATTAGACAGACAGCTGAGTAACAGCCATGTTGGGTTCTCCCCAGAAACCTACTCCCTGGACTAACAGCAGCAGCAACACCTGggaccttgttagaaatgcaggtgtggggcgcctgggtggctcagttggttaagcagctgccttcagctcaggtcatgatcccagggtcctgggatcgagccccacgtcgggctccccgctcagcaggaagtctgcttctctctctccctctgactgccactctgcctacttgtgctctctatctctctgtcaaataaataaaaacctttaaaaaaaaaaaaaaaaagaaatgcaggtgTGAAGGCCCCAGCCCAGTTTTAGTGAATCTCTAAAGGGTGGGACCcagtaatctgtgttttaacagtcCTCCTGCTGGTTCTGAGGCCAACTAAAGCAGAGAACCGCAGGTTTAGAATATGTAAGGAAACTTTAGCTTCCATTCTTTATCTGGAGCTGCCTTAGTTGCCCTTTATAAATGGGCAAGTGCTGATATAAATAATGTAGATATATAACTCCTTCTCAACTACACACAGGATAACTACTCATTTTCTGGGTAGAAGGTATTCAAATTTCTTGTGCCACTCAATTCGCTTAGGAGCAAGCCATCAGCACCTGCCTTCAAtgaatatcagaaaataaaaattaaatttagtccTGGTAACCAAACACAAGTAGAATACTAGATACGCTGTACCTCAAGGTtctattatacacacacacacacacttcatagGAAGCACTTAATatgataatattaagtattttaaagtacTGTTTTATCAGTTCCAACAAATGAAACATaaccactttaaaataaaaataatttaaggaatATGGAGGTACAATAATAAAGCTTCAgatctctgtcttctctctgtcttttcctAAGATATAGGTAGCTGCAAAAGTGAATTAttaaacttattattttaaatgttatttaaaaagaggggtgcctgggtggctcagtcagttaagtgtctgcctttggctcaggtcattatcccagggtgctaggttcaagtcccacatcaggctccctgctcaccggaaagtctgcttctccctctccctctgccactctccctgtttgtgcttgctctctttctgtcaaataaataaataaaatcataaaaaaagaaaaaagaattattaaaaaagagagaagcttcagaggggagggggtgggggaaggggtagcccggtgatgggtattaaggagagcacatgttttaatgagcactgggtgttatatgcaaataatgaatcattgaacactacatcaaaataataataataaaataaatttaaaaattttaaaaaataaaaaagagagaagggctgatgcaaaaaataaataaataaatacatcttataAAAAAGATTAATCCGATTTCATTACACTCCAATTGCTGTCTGACTTATAATTAAGCAATAGCATGGactgaagcaaaaattataagcCATGTTTGAGGTGTCCTCTTTCAGAAGTAACGTTATATGGTCCTTATGATGGTGACTTATAAAGAAGAATAATTTCCATTTCAGAGTGAGTGCCATTATAAGGTCTCCATGCTGGCAAGTTCACCTTGTTAAGTGAGTTACTTGGTCATATATGTCACTGTATTAATGGGCAGTGTTTTATGGTTATTTGACTCCaactaattttatttcatctttttaaaccAAATTAACTACTTATATCCACAAAGACTACTAAACACTCTGACATTTTCCTAATTTCATAAAATGATCAAGAATGCTAGggatatactaaaaatattttttgtttatttccctttttataatctttatatCCTGAcatgaaatacattaaaaattcctttagtcTCCATGAGCCCAATGATAACGTCCTCAATGTAACTTGAAATTAAGTACGAAATTGTTTATGATTTTGAATACTgcctttaatatattttcttacattacATTAtctaatgcatatatatatatatatatattaatggcATGTGCTACTAAACTTTTTCTCCATAGATGAAGGGAAAAACATAGCTAGGATTAATACAGTTTTTAAGTGCAATTCTATAATGGTAGAGATTTTACTAAGTAGTAGGTTAAGTTTActcataaaaattgttttatttgagctgtattttaagaaatgttttgaaaGTTATTATTTGTTACTGTTCTcatcagaattttttaattaaatgaaaagaaaaagaaaatctataatcTAAACTCCCATTTTTTTTAGTCCATAGAATATTCTGggaaaacatacacatatactttttaaaaatttattctgaaaggGAGAGAACAATTTTTGAAGACTTCTCTGAACTGATTTTCTCCTCCTTTGTTACAGGTATCCATTTTTTCAGCtctattaatcttttaaaacaaaccaaaaaaaaaaaaaaaatggatttcttaAACTCATCTGATCAAAACTTGACCTCAGAAGAACTGTTAAACAGAATGCCATCCAAAATTCTGGTGTCCCTCACTCTCTCTGGGCTGGCCCTGATGACGACGACCATCAACTCCCTTGTGATTGCTGCAATTATTGTGACCCGGAAGCTGCACCACCCAGCCAACTATTTAATTTGCTCCCTTGCAGTCACAGATTTTCTTGTAGCTGTCCTGGTGATGCCTTTCAGCATTGTGTATATTGTGAGAGAGAGCTGGATTATGGGGCAAGTGGTCTGTGACATCTGGCTGAGCATTGACATCACGTGCTGCACGTGTTCCATCTTACATCTCTCTGCTATAGCTTTGGATCGGTATCGGGCAATCACAGATGCTGTGGAGTACTCCAGGAAAAGGACTCCCAAGCATGCTGGCATTATGATTACAATTGTTTggattatatctatttttatctcTATGCCTCCTTTATTCTGGAGGCACCAAGGAACTAGCCGAGATGATGAGTGCATCATCAAACACGACCACATTGTTTCCACTATTTACTCAACGTTTGGAGCTTTCTACATCCCACTGACATTGATTTTGATCCTCtactacaaaatatataaagcagcaAAAACGTTATACCACAAGAGACAAGCAAGTAGGATTGCCAAGGAGGAGGTGAACGGCCAAGTCCTTTTGGGGAGTGGTGAGAAAAGCACTAGACTAGTCTCCACACCCTACATGCTAGAAAAATCTTTATCTGATCCATCAACAGACTTTGAGAAAATTCATAGCACAGTGAAAAGCCCCAGGTCTGAATTCAAGCATGAGAAATCTTGGAGAAGGCAAAAGATCTCAGGCACAAGAGAACGCAAAGCAGCCACTACCCTGGGATTAATCTTGGGTGCATTTGTAATATGTTGGCTGCCTTTCTTTGTTAAAGAATTGGTTGTTAATGTCTGTGAAAAGTGTAAAATTTCTGAAGAAATGTCAAATTTTTTGACATGGCTTGGCTATCTCAATTCCCTTATAAATCCACTGATTTATACAATCTTTAATGAAGACTTCAAGAAAGCATTCCAAAAGCTTGTACGATGCCGATGTTAAAGAAAGTTTATCATTAAAAGGTTGGGGATTTCTTGAGGGGAAGTAACTAAATGGATGctgaataataaaacatttaaacttttagaagga of the Halichoerus grypus chromosome 1, mHalGry1.hap1.1, whole genome shotgun sequence genome contains:
- the HTR1F gene encoding 5-hydroxytryptamine receptor 1F isoform X1, which encodes MGSPLRVIPFYQALICLQCLSTFGHYLVPAGIHFFSSINLLKQTKKKKKMDFLNSSDQNLTSEELLNRMPSKILVSLTLSGLALMTTTINSLVIAAIIVTRKLHHPANYLICSLAVTDFLVAVLVMPFSIVYIVRESWIMGQVVCDIWLSIDITCCTCSILHLSAIALDRYRAITDAVEYSRKRTPKHAGIMITIVWIISIFISMPPLFWRHQGTSRDDECIIKHDHIVSTIYSTFGAFYIPLTLILILYYKIYKAAKTLYHKRQASRIAKEEVNGQVLLGSGEKSTRLVSTPYMLEKSLSDPSTDFEKIHSTVKSPRSEFKHEKSWRRQKISGTRERKAATTLGLILGAFVICWLPFFVKELVVNVCEKCKISEEMSNFLTWLGYLNSLINPLIYTIFNEDFKKAFQKLVRCRC
- the HTR1F gene encoding 5-hydroxytryptamine receptor 1F isoform X2 yields the protein MDFLNSSDQNLTSEELLNRMPSKILVSLTLSGLALMTTTINSLVIAAIIVTRKLHHPANYLICSLAVTDFLVAVLVMPFSIVYIVRESWIMGQVVCDIWLSIDITCCTCSILHLSAIALDRYRAITDAVEYSRKRTPKHAGIMITIVWIISIFISMPPLFWRHQGTSRDDECIIKHDHIVSTIYSTFGAFYIPLTLILILYYKIYKAAKTLYHKRQASRIAKEEVNGQVLLGSGEKSTRLVSTPYMLEKSLSDPSTDFEKIHSTVKSPRSEFKHEKSWRRQKISGTRERKAATTLGLILGAFVICWLPFFVKELVVNVCEKCKISEEMSNFLTWLGYLNSLINPLIYTIFNEDFKKAFQKLVRCRC